The genomic segment GTGAGATAACATTCTCCACCCAGCCAATCTCTTTGCCTTATTGATTGTTCTCCATGACATTAGTCAGCCTTACTTCCTGGCAGATGTATCGTACCCCAATTTATTCAGCCCTACCTGTTCAGTGAGGTATCAGACCATATCTGAAATCACacagttccctcacttttttaggTGAAATCAACCATATCCCAACAATTACCAGTGACCAAGGAAGAAGCTAAAATGCATCTGTTAAATCACTTTCTGATTGGTTGGCTGGACCCAATTGTATTGAATGATTGTATGAATACGACAGACATCATTTTGGATAAGTCATTGTATTTATAGCTCCATTGCATGGACAAATGTGATGGTCCTGTATAATGGAGGGTCAGTCTACGACTGCATGCACACTCATTGTCCGTCCGCATTGCGAttagtttatttaaaggggtactccacccctagacatctaatcccctatccaatggatagggaataagatgtctgatcacatggttcggcagctgggacccccacagtcATCGTGCATGCACCCAGcgctctgaacattatgttcagaagttGGGTTCCGGTggctgtgatcgtgacgtcacaccatgccccctccattcatgtctatgggaaggggcatgatggccgtcacaccccccctcccataaacatgaatggagggggtgtgttgtgatgtcacaatcttatcccctttggataggggataaggtgtctaggggcagagtacccctttaaggatgtgctGTCCTATAGGGACAATATACTCAAAGCTTTACAGTCAGTGGGTTCTACAGTGATACattagaaatacacagtgtaaggCTACATTCCCACTACGTTTTGGGCACACGGATGCCAGACCCGCTTCGCCTCACATTCATTTAAATAAGCCGGCCGAAATCAGATTGTGACACATTTTTGTGCCGTATTCAGTTTTTCTgctggactaaaaaaaaaaaacatggtctgccacggttttcagtccgacAATATAACTGATATGGTACAAACTGACTCCGCcctggctcatttaaatgaaaggGATACGGCGCGGGTTCCGGCAGGGATACGGCAGCCGGCGGTATTTCAAATGTTCCCGCTGGATCTGGCAGTCATATGCCCAAACGTAGTGTAAATGCTCCCTTAGGGACCCTCCATGGTGATTCcatattgaaggggtactccggccccaagacatcttaccccacatccaaaggataggggataagatgtctgatcgcggtggtcccaccgctgggttcagcacccacctgtaagcactgctggaagcactggaggctctTAGTGTTATGCCTCCCCaccacggggatggagtatcgtgatgtcacgactccgccccccgtgtgacttcacgccccaccccctcaatgcaagtctatgggagggggcgtgacgggcgtcaagccccctcccatagacttgcattgaggggatggggcgtgacgtcacacgggggcggagtcgtgactttggaaaggggataagatgtcttagggtaagagtacccctttaaccagtgtaAGGTGAAGGAGCGTTTGGATGCCACGAGCTTAGACCAGAAGTAGCTTCAATGTATGTTTAATGTGACACAATACAAACAGGAGGCAGATCCTTCTCCATCGGGCGCACAGACATTACACAGTTTATAAGACATTACGATGGGGGTAAGAATTCTTCTGATACCCGGGAGTATTGGGGAAGATTCTACAAATACCCAGTGAGAGGGTCTGACGACTAATGGAGCCGATGCTCTGATTATTCTTCTCTTATCTGGGAGAATCCATCTTATTAATCCAGATCGCAGGTGAAGAATTCTCTATTGTGTCCAGGGCACCAGTCTCTACATTTAGCCCCATCTCAAGGCTTTGTGCTACAACGTAACAAGATCCCAGTTCACCTCCAGACCATGCCCCTGCGCGGATCTACTCTCGGGCTCCAGGGGTATTCACACCAACATAGATAAAACATACAACGCATGCACTCGAAACGCATCAAGATATAAACTGTGATGTTGAGTTGGTTTATGTTTTATCTGTGGTGGTGTGAATAAAGCCGTTACGTGTTCCAGTGCCGGATCGGATCTGACTTTTTTCCAAGGCTTTGTGCTCCATGTAGGGTGGAGACATGAGTGATACACCAGAGAATTCTTCACCTACAACGGGGCCATCTTGTCTCCACGTCTGGACACAGTGATGGTCCATTGGTTGTGATCAGTTGGGTTTGAGTATTATAGGGCATGGTTACATCTTAGAGAGATGAAGTTAAACTCTTCTACATCTCCATAGATCAGACTGTTACTATGTAATATGGCTGCCCGGCTATCCCCACCACCACTGTCTCCTCTCTGGACCTAGACTTCAGCTGTACCTTTAGAGATTATATTATACATTGATTCCATTTTATCTTTCCTCAGTTGATCGTCATTTTTCTCCTTTGTAGTGAACACATAGAGGTGGCGGCTCAGCTGAGCGATGGACGGCTGGCTGGTCAGGATCTTCTGCTCTGCCGCAAGGCCACTGTCATCCATGTCGTCAGCCACAACAATCACGTTACTCTTACCTGTAAGGATGATGGAGATTAATGGTGTGAACTGGGAAAAGAGGAGAATAAGGGTGTGAAGAGCACGATAGGTCAACTCACAATTATAGACATTACCTGTCATTTGTTACTCAGTTCCTCATCCTAATCATGTACGTGTAATTTTTATGATTTTATGAcctatatttcacaaaaaaatagcatattacagctgctcactgtcttttccatcttgtcaaagggagggggcgtgtccttctgTTGCCTGAACTGTGATGacttctccccctccctcacactgctgactcactgctctcaggAGCCTGGCTCTgtaactatcctttggataggggataagatgtcttggggccggagtacccctttaaactggcatTTGTGTGGTTGCAATGTTGGTGTTGATGCCAGATATTTGGGAAAGAAGACCCTTAACACCTGATAATTGTCAATTGTGAGTGTCATTCTCTTACCGAGCGCACGTGACATGTATTCCAGTTCTTTGTCGTACAGCGAGTCCGTAACATTGGTGATGTTGACCCGTCCTCGCGTTTTTGAGTGATACAATATGGCGGATGTGCACTGAGAGACTTGCTGGCTAAATTGCCGTGAATTGGAATTTGTGATGAGGAAAGGAACCACTGACCCCACTCTCTTCAGGTCAGAGGTTAGCCATGCGTACTCTTCCTTTGAACTCCGGGAGAATATCCCGATAACCTGTCTGCTCCGGGGGCTTGGGACAGGATCCtggaataaaaaggaaaaattcaaCACCAAGAACTGATCCAGATGAAACAAGGGAGGAGGATATTTCTAGTATTTGGGAAGTGGATGATGGGTGTCATTGTCTGCTGGGTTACAAACACCAATGTGAATGGGTTAGGGgtctatacagaccctaaaaccCCAGTGCTCACCTCGTGCTTGACATCTCCCCGGTTCCATAGATGTAATTTAAAGATACAGATGCCAGTGAAGGTGGATGGAGGAACAAGGACGATCTTCAGGAGGAAACAGGAGAAGAAGGGATTAATACAGACTCAGAGGTTATACAGGACGAGGCTCGGGGAGGATGGGGGTCTCATCCTCACCAATGAGAACAGAGAGGCATGAAGACTTGTCTCAAGGAGAATCATCTGAACGATCATCCCACACAAAACCAACGTCACCTGCAGGATCCAAGATGTCTGCAAGAGAGAAGGCGGCAAAAGAGAGAAAAGTCATCGGGCCTGGAGCAAAACTCAACTACAGGATTAGGGAGTATTGGgtccttatcctctatccatagtCTACAGGTCTTGGATACACATGACAGTGCTACACTACAGGGAGGATCAGAGGGTGGGGGGTCTCCATCCTCTATCCAAAGTCTACAGGTCCTGGGTACACATGACAGTGCTACACTACAGGGAGGATCAGAGGGTGCGGGGTCTCCAACCACCATCCATAGTCTATAGGTCCTGGATAAACATGACAATGCTGCACTACAGGGAGGATCAGAGGGTGTGGGGTCTCCAATCACCATCCATAGTCTATAGTTCCCAGGTTCACATGACAGTGCTACACTACAGGGAAGATCAGAGGGTGCGGGGTCTCCAACCACCATCCATAGTCTATAGGTCCTGGATAAACATGACAGTGCTGCACTACAGGGAGGATCAGATGGTGTGGGGTCTCCAACCACCGTCCTGGATACACATGACAGTGCTACACTACAGGGGAGGATCAGAGGGTGCGGGGTCTACAACTACCATCCATAGTCTACAGGTCCTGGATACACATGACAGTGCTACACTACAGGGGAGGATCAGAGGCTGCGGGGTCTCCAACCACTATCCATAGTCTACAGGTCCTGGATACACATGACAGTGCTACACTACAGGGGAGGATCAGAGGCTGCGGGGTCTCCAACCACCATCCATAGTCTACAGGTCCTGGATACACATGACAGTGCTACACTACAGGGGAGGATCAGAGGGTGTGGGGTCTCCAACCACCATCCATAGTCTACAGGTCCTGGGTACACATGACAGTGCTACACTACAGGGGAGGATCAGAGGCTGCGGGGTCTCCAACCACTATCCATAGTCTACAGGTCCTGGATACACATGACAGTGCTACACTACAGGGGAGGATCAGAGGCTGCGGGGTCTCCAACCACTATCCATAGTCTACAGGTCCTGGATACACATGACAGTGCTACACTACAGGGGAGGATCAGAGGCTGCGGGGTCTCCATCCACCATCCATAGTCTACAGGTCCTGGGTACACATGACAGTGCTACACTAAAGGGGAGGATCAGAGGGTGCGGGGTCTCCAACCACCATCCATAGTCTACAGGTCCTGGGTACACATGACAGTGCTACACTACAGGGGAGGATCAGAGGGTGCGGGGTCTCCATCCACCATCCATAGTCTACAGGTCCTGGATACACATGACAGTGCTACACTACAGGGGAGGATCAGAGGGTGCGGGGTCTCCAACCACCATCCATAGTCTACAGGTCCTGGATACACATGACAGTGCTACACTACAGGGAAGGATCAGAGGGTGCGGGGTCCCCATCCTCTATCCATAGTCTACAGGTCTTGGATACACATGACAGTGCTACACTACAGGGGAGGATCAGATGGTGCGGGGTCTCCAACCACCATCCATAGTCTATAGGTCCCGGGTACACATGACAGTGCTACACTACAGGGGAGGATCAGAGGGTGCGGGGT from the Hyla sarda isolate aHylSar1 chromosome 8, aHylSar1.hap1, whole genome shotgun sequence genome contains:
- the LOC130284324 gene encoding uncharacterized protein LOC130284324 isoform X3, giving the protein MDALMVELGRVRLGPVPLPYIFVLVLIPLWTFFSSHENSLLFSMLVIISVIVKGSLLSCWILIRTTSWILQVTLVLCGMIVQMILLETSLHASLFSLIVLVPPSTFTGICIFKLHLWNRGDVKHEDPVPSPRSRQVIGIFSRSSKEEYAWLTSDLKRVGSVVPFLITNSNSRQFSQQVSQCTSAILYHSKTRGRVNITNVTDSLYDKELEYMSRALGKSNVIVVADDMDDSGLAAEQKILTSQPSIAQLSRHLYVFTTKEKNDDQLRKDKMESMYNIISKGSVSGVVSDLVLLFLVVVPWFYFIYNLYHIILLITTNLNGSFLVYYAICSSNHCDSVLPSTYPIQRQRNLWRKRKGAPMVGLAAVLVLMVVELSSLYWVTSHMDMVLLIAQSLGTGVFILKMSLP
- the LOC130284324 gene encoding uncharacterized protein LOC130284324 isoform X2, which produces MLTLLVAWKNSGYRPRVLQDPHNMDALMVELGRVRLGPVPLPYIFVLVLIPLWTFFSSHENSLLFSMLVIISVIVKGSLLSCWILIRTTSWILQVTLVLCGMIVQMILLETSLHASLFSLIVLVPPSTFTGICIFKLHLWNRGDVKHEDPVPSPRSRQVIGIFSRSSKEEYAWLTSDLKRVGSVVPFLITNSNSRQFSQQVSQCTSAILYHSKTRGRVNITNVTDSLYDKELEYMSRALGKSNVIVVADDMDDSGLAAEQKILTSQPSIAQLSRHLYVFTTKEKNDDQLRKDKMESMYNIISKGSVSGVVSDLVLLFLVVVPWFYFIYNLYHIILLITTNLNGSFLVYYAICSSNHGAPMVGLAAVLVLMVVELSSLYWVTSHMDMVLLIAQSLGTGVFILKMSLP
- the LOC130284324 gene encoding uncharacterized protein LOC130284324 isoform X1, which produces MLTLLVAWKNSGYRPRVLQDPHNMDALMVELGRVRLGPVPLPYIFVLVLIPLWTFFSSHENSLLFSMLVIISVIVKGSLLSCWILIRTTSWILQVTLVLCGMIVQMILLETSLHASLFSLIVLVPPSTFTGICIFKLHLWNRGDVKHEDPVPSPRSRQVIGIFSRSSKEEYAWLTSDLKRVGSVVPFLITNSNSRQFSQQVSQCTSAILYHSKTRGRVNITNVTDSLYDKELEYMSRALGKSNVIVVADDMDDSGLAAEQKILTSQPSIAQLSRHLYVFTTKEKNDDQLRKDKMESMYNIISKGSVSGVVSDLVLLFLVVVPWFYFIYNLYHIILLITTNLNGSFLVYYAICSSNHCDSVLPSTYPIQRQRNLWRKRKGAPMVGLAAVLVLMVVELSSLYWVTSHMDMVLLIAQSLGTGVFILKMSLP